One Cyanobacteria bacterium FACHB-DQ100 genomic region harbors:
- a CDS encoding PspA/IM30 family protein encodes MGLFDRISRVVRSNVNDMVSKAEDPEKILEQAVQDMQEDLVQLRQAVAQAIASQKRTQQQYNQAQTESNNWQQRAQLALQKGDENLAREALTRRKTHTETATALKTQLDTQSSQVDTLKRSLIALEGKISEAKTKKDMLKARASAAKAQEQLQGMVNNMGTSTAMAAFERMEDKVLQLEARSQAAGELAGADLEAQFRALESGDVDLELEAMKQQMLAGSQPAQQSLPGTAAPQATQAPKDTAIDSELEDLKKQLDNL; translated from the coding sequence ATGGGATTATTTGACCGCATCAGCCGCGTTGTCCGCTCCAACGTGAATGACATGGTGAGCAAGGCAGAAGATCCAGAGAAGATTCTGGAGCAAGCTGTCCAAGATATGCAGGAAGATTTGGTGCAGCTTCGTCAAGCCGTCGCGCAGGCGATCGCCTCGCAAAAACGCACCCAGCAACAATATAATCAAGCTCAAACGGAATCGAACAATTGGCAACAACGGGCACAACTCGCCCTGCAAAAAGGCGACGAAAATCTTGCCCGCGAAGCCCTCACCCGCAGAAAAACTCATACTGAAACTGCGACCGCGCTCAAAACTCAACTCGATACCCAATCTAGTCAGGTTGATACCCTCAAGCGCAGCCTCATCGCCCTCGAAGGCAAGATCTCAGAAGCCAAGACCAAAAAAGATATGCTCAAAGCCCGCGCCAGCGCAGCCAAGGCTCAAGAGCAACTGCAAGGGATGGTTAACAACATGGGAACCAGCACCGCAATGGCAGCATTCGAGCGGATGGAAGACAAGGTGCTGCAACTCGAAGCACGATCGCAAGCCGCAGGTGAACTGGCTGGAGCCGACCTTGAAGCGCAATTCCGGGCGCTTGAGTCTGGTGATGTTGACCTCGAACTCGAAGCAATGAAGCAGCAAATGCTAGCAGGTTCACAGCCAGCGCAGCAATCGCTACCTGGAACGGCAGCCCCTCAGGCCACGCAAGCCCCGAAAGATACAGCGATCGATTCTGAGTTAGAGGATCTCAAAAAGCAGTTAGACAATCTCTAG